The following proteins are co-located in the Marinomonas profundi genome:
- a CDS encoding type I restriction-modification system subunit M, with translation MLTGPIRNDIDKLWEKFWTGGITNPLTVIEQISYLMFARMLDMQEEAEERKANRTGKAFVRLFPDTKEGQLLRWKNFKNLSGKELHKHLKNEVYPYFSKLGEVADIDQAEENTPVKAMGHISDYMEDADLEIKNESVLVAALEMVDSLPLNQSDVKGDIYEYLLSKLTTAGINGQFRTPRHIIDAMIEIIDPQPWDTICDPSCGTAGFLARTMEYLNRKHTSPDAIWQDEEGNQHYPGDLLENYREHISDDMFWGFDFDTTMLRVSSMNMMLHGVNGSNVLYQDTLNKSIRENFPQQEENFFDVILANPPFKGSLDETNTNPELLSMVKTKKTELLFVAHILRSLKLGGRAAVIVPDGVLFGSSNAHQQLRKELIENNQLEGIISLPSGVFKPYAGVSTAILLFTKGGTTERVWFYDLQADGYSLDDKRAPKKENDLPDAIAQWKAYRQLVLDNAPVEKILEQFGNKTQKADVQGSTNAASAGAAFVVDVADIASNKYDLSINRYKEVVYEEEVYEDPKVILGKLMALENDIMADLKELEGML, from the coding sequence ATGTTAACTGGACCAATCCGTAACGACATCGACAAGCTATGGGAAAAATTCTGGACAGGGGGCATCACCAACCCTTTGACCGTGATTGAACAAATCAGCTACCTGATGTTTGCTCGTATGCTCGATATGCAAGAAGAAGCGGAAGAACGCAAAGCCAACCGTACCGGCAAAGCCTTCGTCCGTCTTTTTCCGGATACCAAAGAAGGTCAATTACTACGTTGGAAAAACTTCAAAAACTTATCGGGCAAAGAACTGCACAAACACCTGAAAAACGAAGTGTATCCGTATTTCTCCAAATTAGGCGAAGTGGCCGACATAGACCAAGCTGAAGAGAATACCCCGGTAAAAGCCATGGGCCACATCAGTGACTACATGGAAGATGCCGATCTTGAAATCAAAAACGAATCTGTGCTGGTGGCCGCATTGGAAATGGTCGATTCCCTACCGCTGAACCAAAGCGATGTAAAAGGCGACATCTACGAATATTTACTAAGTAAGCTGACCACCGCCGGCATCAACGGCCAGTTCCGTACCCCGCGTCACATCATTGACGCTATGATTGAAATTATCGATCCGCAACCATGGGACACCATTTGTGATCCGTCATGTGGTACCGCCGGATTCTTAGCGCGCACCATGGAATACCTTAATCGTAAACACACTAGCCCAGACGCCATCTGGCAGGACGAAGAGGGCAACCAACACTACCCTGGTGACCTACTGGAAAACTACCGCGAACACATCAGTGACGACATGTTCTGGGGCTTCGACTTCGACACCACCATGTTGCGTGTGTCCAGCATGAACATGATGCTACACGGGGTAAACGGCTCTAACGTGCTGTACCAAGACACCTTGAACAAATCCATCCGAGAGAACTTCCCCCAGCAGGAAGAAAACTTCTTTGACGTGATTCTAGCGAACCCGCCTTTTAAAGGCAGCCTAGACGAAACCAACACCAACCCCGAACTGCTAAGCATGGTCAAAACCAAAAAGACCGAGCTGCTGTTCGTCGCGCACATTTTACGCTCGCTCAAATTGGGTGGCCGTGCCGCCGTCATCGTGCCCGATGGCGTGTTATTTGGTTCATCTAATGCTCACCAGCAGCTACGCAAAGAGTTAATTGAGAACAACCAACTGGAAGGCATCATCAGCCTACCCAGTGGCGTATTCAAACCCTACGCTGGCGTCAGCACAGCCATCTTACTCTTCACCAAAGGCGGCACCACCGAGCGGGTTTGGTTCTACGATTTACAAGCCGATGGCTATTCATTGGATGATAAAAGGGCACCCAAAAAAGAAAATGATCTTCCCGACGCCATCGCCCAGTGGAAAGCCTACCGTCAGTTGGTACTCGACAACGCACCAGTAGAGAAAATCCTAGAGCAGTTTGGCAACAAAACCCAAAAAGCTGATGTGCAGGGAAGCACGAATGCCGCGAGCGCAGGAGCGGCCTTCGTCGTCGACGTTGCCGACATCGCCAGCAACAAATACGACCTCTCCATCAACCGCTATAAAGAAGTCGTATACGAAGAAGAAGTCTATGAAGACCCAAAAGTCATCCTCGGCAAACTCATGGCCCTAGAAAACGACATCATGGCAGACCTAAAAGAATTGGAGGGGATGCTGTAA
- a CDS encoding 5'-nucleotidase codes for MAFDLSNTLVVGISATALFDMSESDRIFTEARNADPTTAVEVYQKYMLEREDETLAPGTGYHLVKALLALNEHKQKGDTSPLVEVVVMSRNSPDTGLRVLQTIRHDKLNITRSAFTAGESVPDYLDAFDVDLFLTTNVEDAQKVIDSRQCAAAILREPPKDAPKIPGGQVRIAFDGDAVLFSDESELVYKTQGMEAFHAQEDAKQDIPMEEGPYASLLKKLSKLQDRLPIRVESSPVRIAIVTARNSPSEMRVIKTLRAWGVYVDEAFFLGGVGKGKVLKAFNPHIFFDDQDIHLDAASQLVPSAKVPYLSSSKLSEKGNETKGKKKSRS; via the coding sequence GTGGCATTTGATTTAAGTAATACATTGGTAGTGGGTATTTCTGCTACGGCGCTTTTTGATATGAGCGAGTCAGATCGAATATTTACTGAGGCTCGCAATGCAGATCCCACTACAGCGGTAGAAGTCTATCAAAAGTACATGTTGGAGCGTGAAGATGAAACTCTAGCACCAGGTACTGGTTACCATTTAGTAAAAGCGCTATTAGCGTTAAATGAGCATAAGCAAAAAGGAGATACATCGCCTTTGGTTGAAGTGGTTGTTATGTCCCGTAATAGTCCTGATACTGGCTTGCGAGTGCTGCAGACCATTAGACATGACAAGTTAAACATTACTCGATCAGCCTTTACTGCTGGGGAATCTGTACCAGATTACTTGGATGCGTTTGATGTAGATTTATTCCTAACCACCAATGTAGAAGATGCTCAAAAAGTTATCGACTCACGCCAATGTGCTGCCGCTATTTTAAGGGAACCACCTAAAGACGCGCCAAAAATTCCAGGAGGGCAGGTTCGTATTGCCTTTGATGGAGATGCTGTACTTTTTTCAGACGAGAGTGAGTTAGTTTATAAAACTCAGGGAATGGAAGCTTTTCATGCACAGGAGGATGCAAAGCAAGATATTCCAATGGAAGAAGGGCCTTACGCTAGTCTTCTGAAAAAACTATCAAAATTGCAAGACCGTTTACCTATTCGAGTTGAATCATCTCCCGTTAGAATCGCCATTGTGACTGCCAGAAATAGCCCTTCAGAAATGCGCGTTATTAAAACCCTTCGCGCGTGGGGCGTTTACGTTGACGAAGCATTTTTTCTCGGTGGCGTTGGTAAAGGTAAGGTGTTGAAAGCCTTTAATCCGCATATCTTTTTTGATGATCAAGACATTCATTTAGACGCCGCTTCACAGTTGGTTCCTTCTGCGAAAGTACCGTATCTAAGCTCTTCAAAATTGAGCGAAAAAGGTAATGAAACGAAGGGCAAGAAAAAGAGCAGGTCATAA
- a CDS encoding restriction endonuclease subunit S: MSDIMQAEMKKKAQKWPMVSIKSVSTVVTGKTPSKKEADNFGGDIPFVTPVELGKEPYVYSSSQTITKKGAKAIKLVPKNSVLVCCIGSLGKTAIAGCEVGTNQQINSVIFDESKVFPKYGYYALNRLKSLMVSLAPSTTVAIINKSNFEALEIPLPLLEEQKRIAAILDKADAIRRKRQQAIKLADDFLRSVFLDMFGDPVTNPKGWEVTLLGNVVESQLGKMLSQKAKVGNSPKKYLRNANVRWRRFDLHNLLKMDFDSREMKKFKLKNGDILVCEGGDVGRCSIWRDNVSDCYYQKALHRIRPDLKVLTPEYVQEYFYWMSNRGGLSDSVSEVTFSHLTAEKLKELRIPIPPVALQNKFSVLYKSFELLVSKNELALQIVDEKFNSISQKTFSDEL; the protein is encoded by the coding sequence ATGAGCGACATCATGCAAGCGGAAATGAAAAAGAAAGCGCAGAAATGGCCGATGGTTTCTATAAAGAGTGTTTCTACCGTTGTTACAGGCAAAACCCCTTCTAAGAAAGAAGCTGATAATTTTGGTGGTGACATCCCATTCGTTACTCCAGTAGAGCTTGGTAAAGAGCCATACGTTTACTCATCTTCACAAACGATAACCAAAAAAGGGGCAAAAGCGATTAAGTTAGTCCCCAAAAATTCAGTGCTAGTCTGTTGTATTGGCTCGTTAGGTAAAACCGCGATAGCAGGATGTGAAGTCGGCACTAATCAGCAAATTAACTCCGTTATTTTTGATGAAAGCAAAGTATTTCCTAAATACGGCTATTACGCTTTAAATCGGCTTAAATCTTTGATGGTGTCCTTAGCACCATCTACAACAGTTGCGATTATAAATAAGAGTAACTTTGAAGCTTTAGAAATCCCACTTCCACTATTAGAAGAACAAAAACGCATCGCCGCCATCCTCGACAAAGCCGATGCCATCCGCCGCAAACGCCAGCAAGCCATAAAACTCGCCGACGACTTCCTGCGTTCTGTGTTTTTGGACATGTTTGGTGATCCGGTTACTAATCCGAAGGGGTGGGAAGTTACTCTACTAGGAAATGTAGTTGAAAGTCAATTGGGTAAAATGCTCTCCCAGAAAGCAAAAGTAGGTAATTCGCCTAAAAAATATCTGCGGAATGCAAATGTCAGATGGCGTCGATTTGATCTACATAATTTACTAAAAATGGATTTTGATTCGAGGGAAATGAAAAAATTTAAGCTGAAAAATGGTGACATTTTAGTATGCGAGGGTGGTGATGTAGGACGTTGCAGTATCTGGAGGGATAATGTATCCGACTGTTATTATCAAAAAGCTTTGCACAGGATTCGCCCTGATCTTAAAGTGTTAACGCCAGAGTATGTTCAGGAATACTTTTACTGGATGTCTAATCGTGGTGGTCTGTCTGATTCGGTATCCGAGGTGACCTTTTCACATTTGACAGCTGAAAAACTAAAGGAGCTAAGAATACCTATACCGCCTGTTGCACTTCAAAACAAATTTTCTGTTCTTTATAAGAGTTTTGAATTACTTGTCTCTAAAAATGAATTGGCTCTTCAAATAGTTGACGAAAAATTCAACTCTATAAGCCAGAAAACCTTTTCAGATGAGCTGTAG
- a CDS encoding PDDEXK nuclease domain-containing protein: MAELSHSEYQQWLGSLKQNFRQRQLKAAVAVNTQLIEFYWHLGSEIVEKQQRSQWGDGFLDKLSRDLSLEFPDVKGFSLRNLKYIRQWVSFWNQDVLIGQQAVAQLVQIPWGHNLLLISKCRSTEEALFYVVQTLQHGWSRAVLTHKMESQLWQRKGNAVSNFDQTLPLVQSDLAQQSLKDPYVFDFLALTEDYNERELENSLVKHITDFLLELGAGFAYVGKQVPVVVGDKDFYIDLLFYHVRLHCYVVIELKTGDFKPEYAGKLNFYINAVDGEIKTEQDLPTIGLLLCRGKDKLIAEYALKGIDTPMGISEYQLTQALPTELQDKLPSIEQIERELAREFDKGESKQ; encoded by the coding sequence ATGGCTGAGCTTAGTCATAGCGAATACCAACAATGGCTTGGTTCACTTAAACAAAATTTTCGCCAGCGCCAGCTAAAAGCCGCCGTCGCCGTCAATACTCAGCTTATTGAGTTTTACTGGCACTTGGGAAGCGAGATTGTTGAAAAACAACAGCGTAGTCAATGGGGCGATGGTTTTCTTGATAAGCTCAGCCGAGACTTATCCCTTGAATTTCCAGATGTAAAAGGGTTTTCACTGCGTAACCTGAAGTACATCCGTCAGTGGGTGAGCTTTTGGAATCAAGATGTACTAATTGGGCAACAGGCTGTTGCCCAATTAGTACAAATCCCTTGGGGTCACAATTTGCTGCTGATCAGTAAATGCCGTTCCACCGAAGAAGCACTATTCTATGTGGTTCAAACTCTACAACACGGCTGGAGTCGTGCGGTACTGACACACAAAATGGAAAGCCAACTTTGGCAACGCAAAGGCAACGCCGTCAGTAACTTTGATCAAACCTTACCACTCGTGCAATCAGACTTAGCACAACAAAGCTTAAAAGACCCCTATGTGTTCGACTTCTTAGCCCTAACCGAAGACTACAACGAACGGGAACTAGAAAATTCCCTTGTTAAACACATCACCGATTTCTTGCTAGAACTCGGCGCAGGCTTTGCCTACGTGGGCAAACAAGTCCCCGTGGTCGTGGGTGACAAAGACTTCTATATAGACCTACTGTTTTACCATGTGCGCCTGCATTGCTACGTGGTCATCGAACTTAAAACCGGCGACTTTAAACCCGAGTACGCCGGCAAGCTAAATTTCTACATCAACGCCGTTGATGGAGAGATCAAAACCGAACAAGATCTCCCCACAATCGGCCTGCTACTGTGCCGTGGCAAAGATAAACTCATTGCTGAATACGCCCTAAAAGGCATCGACACCCCCATGGGCATCTCAGAATACCAACTGACCCAAGCCCTACCAACTGAACTACAAGACAAACTCCCCAGCATCGAACAAATCGAACGCGAACTCGCGCGAGAATTTGACAAAGGGGAGAGCAAACAATGA